A window of Daucus carota subsp. sativus chromosome 2, DH1 v3.0, whole genome shotgun sequence genomic DNA:
aatgaaggcaaagaaaaACGTAGCTAGAAGAAGAGCTACTAATTTTGCTCTTACGTCACCAAATGCTTCACCACAAACTTCATTACACCCTCTGACATCTTTCACTGCTACTAGGGGCCCCTCCTTATCATTAATCCTCCTATGGATGATGGGGAATTTGTCGAAGGTGAAAGTGCTGAAGGTGTTGATAGGAAAGAAAATGGGGATCTTAAAAGGTTAGGATCTTGTGAGTTTAGAAGAATGTGATAATGAGCACTGTGTTGTGAGCAGAAAGAGGAAAGAGGATGCTAGAGagaattattatatgtattaagGTATACAGCATTGAAAACAGATTCTGTACAACAGTGCAACAAATTTTTGTTCCGACTAATGTTTCCTGTATTGGTCACAATAAGAAGGCAATATAGTTTACAATGTGTAACAACACAGAGTACTAGAACTTGCTTGAATACATGTAGATGTTGTCATCTTACTAGTGACACTTTCTGTACTTATTTTACAAAGGCAGATAAACAAGACTAAATGATGAATTGACAAAACAAACCAAGTTTCATTCCTTGAATTTCAGTAACATTCAATCTTCATCTGGTAGTAAATTGGGGGAAGAATGGATTGGATTGTCTATCTCAGTTGTATCCTCTTGTGGATAAAGAAAAGGCTTAGGAGGCATTACCAATTGTTCAATGTCTCCTTCTAGCATCTTAATAACTCTGTTCATTGAAGGGCGCTCACTTGGTTTCATTTGTATACACCATAATGCTACTAATATCATCTTCTTTACCAACTTCCTATCTTCCTCGGTGACATCTTCCATCTCAAGCTCTTTTCCTTCACTAAATCGGTCATGTACCCACGACGGGAAGTGAATTTGACTGATATGATCCACAAATGGATTCAAATTTTTTCTCCGACCAGCCATTTCCATGAGTAACATTCCAAAACTATAAACATCCGCTTTATATGAAATTCCACCGATGTTTTTGTAGAACATCTCCGGAGCCATGTAgcccattgttcctctagctgCAGTGAGAGTTACAATGCTATGATCAGTGGCATATAATTTTGCTAGCCCGAAATCGGAAATGGCTGGATTGAAATTCTCATCAAGAAGAATGTTGTGAGGCTTGATGTCAAAATGCAAAATTTGCATGTCACAACCTCGGTGCAAGTAGTCAATTCCAGTTGCCACCTTgtatgaaattttataaatcttttcCCAACTCAAGGGAACAACTTCTTCTTCTGTTCCTTCTTTGCTGTAGATGTATTTCTCTAAAGATCCATTGGGCATGAACTCATAAATTAGAGCACGCTTGGGACCTTCGAAACAAAAGCCGAGAAGTTCGACCACATTGACATGATGAATCCTTCCACTCGTAGCAACTTCATTAATGAATTCTTTTCCGGTAGCCTTAGAGTTGGCCAGTATCTTTACTGCTACAAGAAGACCACTACGAAGCTTTCCTTTATATACAGTCCCGAAACCTCCTTCACCTAgtttatctttaaaattattgGTAAGCTTCTTAATGTCCGAGTATGAATACCTTATAGGCATCAGGTTGTTTTGAGCTTGAAGAAAATCCTCAATGGTGTCGTACATTGATAAATGCCTTCTCCTAGCTCTATAAACCAGCAAGGCAAGC
This region includes:
- the LOC108207955 gene encoding LEAF RUST 10 DISEASE-RESISTANCE LOCUS RECEPTOR-LIKE PROTEIN KINASE-like 2.7 — its product is MPSVTWRHSSVFIIIFTLLSLINSSCCKSSSPSSCGDGLNINCPFRLKGDNQKCGGSFSQELSCRGNRTVFYLNELWFYVQEINYDDHYIRIVDPGIQKNNFTSLPFHSITQDDLTLAASPLSGYNQPITMIECPSPLTSTSYINITDSYVYSYAYLVTGGSCNFDEVEMEDNCRINKVAWVAVPEPCWEFSSMSEIHDALVYGFKLPWSYFYCLKCEDMVLTDQGYCETYDTDYRRWACIDYNLCNILHLRSYHLSVSCFRKNWHGIMEQFTNSNYRERDGKLAGRVAGTILGARFSLGIPFLLALLVYRARRRHLSMYDTIEDFLQAQNNLMPIRYSYSDIKKLTNNFKDKLGEGGFGTVYKGKLRSGLLVAVKILANSKATGKEFINEVATSGRIHHVNVVELLGFCFEGPKRALIYEFMPNGSLEKYIYSKEGTEEEVVPLSWEKIYKISYKVATGIDYLHRGCDMQILHFDIKPHNILLDENFNPAISDFGLAKLYATDHSIVTLTAARGTMGYMAPEMFYKNIGGISYKADVYSFGMLLMEMAGRRKNLNPFVDHISQIHFPSWVHDRFSEGKELEMEDVTEEDRKLVKKMILVALWCIQMKPSERPSMNRVIKMLEGDIEQLVMPPKPFLYPQEDTTEIDNPIHSSPNLLPDED